One stretch of Alcaligenes faecalis DNA includes these proteins:
- a CDS encoding TonB-dependent receptor plug domain-containing protein, with protein sequence MRHQSKRAIAARHQSVCFVPRAVVLSLMGALAVGQAQAQENNDRVFQLGKVVVQSNLDREAPLGESAVSQKEMQAFDLRDVGAAVSVQPGVTVSAGGARNEQMVYVRGFDSRQVPLFLDGIPQYVPYDGYVDFTRFTTMDLSEIRVAKGAASLLYGPNIMGGAINLVTRKPVKEFEGEFRAGYATGDQRYSALNVGTNQGSWYLQAGLSWSGERTFPLGRGFEDQKARPTDTGGMRSNASQMDKKASFKLGITPNATDEYVIGYVNQKGQKDNPVYTGVNDAKLGQRYWRWPYWDKESLYFLSSTQIGESNTIKTRVYEDKYKNGLDMYSDGQYATLTGPTSEYTDRTRGAALEWVNTSLDNHELHFVLHYKEDQHRDPKSSGTEHYKDVTTSLAFEDRIALGELWQLRVGASHERRKAKEAHNFETGDTDATNGLLELGYDWSEAMQVYGSVAYKTRFPTIKDRYSSRMGYAQPNPDLKPEHAIHYELGLRGQPWEGAQLESALFLSQVRDMIQSTVIQAPGCDKYRPVGFCDQATNVGKARQMGLELSLQQEFSAHWSAGLAYTYLNRRNQSDPDVKLVDTPNHRLFAHVSWKPTAQWEVMGSVETESGRYYSYANSKGDQIYEKTPGFALLGLKGIWRPNSDITLEAGVRNLGDKLYQYKEGYPMPGRVWFVGGSYRF encoded by the coding sequence ATGAGACATCAGTCCAAACGCGCTATCGCGGCGCGTCATCAGTCCGTCTGTTTTGTGCCTCGCGCAGTGGTCTTGAGCTTGATGGGGGCCTTGGCAGTTGGCCAGGCTCAGGCTCAGGAAAACAACGACCGCGTGTTTCAGCTGGGCAAAGTGGTTGTTCAATCCAACCTGGATCGCGAGGCTCCGTTGGGGGAGAGCGCCGTCAGCCAGAAGGAAATGCAGGCTTTTGATTTGCGCGATGTGGGTGCCGCCGTTAGTGTGCAACCTGGCGTGACCGTTTCGGCGGGCGGTGCTCGTAACGAACAAATGGTCTATGTGCGCGGTTTCGATTCGCGTCAGGTGCCTTTGTTCCTGGACGGTATTCCACAGTACGTGCCGTATGACGGCTATGTGGACTTTACCCGTTTCACCACCATGGACCTGAGCGAGATTCGCGTGGCCAAGGGGGCAGCTTCCTTACTGTATGGCCCCAATATTATGGGTGGTGCCATCAACCTGGTGACCCGTAAACCCGTCAAAGAGTTTGAAGGCGAGTTCCGCGCCGGTTACGCCACGGGCGATCAACGCTACAGTGCCTTGAACGTGGGCACCAACCAGGGCTCCTGGTACTTGCAAGCTGGCCTGTCCTGGTCGGGCGAGCGTACCTTCCCCTTGGGCCGTGGCTTTGAAGATCAAAAAGCACGTCCTACCGATACCGGCGGCATGCGCAGCAATGCTTCGCAAATGGACAAGAAAGCGTCCTTCAAACTGGGTATCACCCCCAATGCGACGGATGAATACGTCATTGGCTACGTGAACCAGAAAGGTCAGAAAGACAATCCGGTTTACACCGGCGTGAACGATGCCAAGCTGGGTCAACGTTACTGGCGCTGGCCATACTGGGACAAGGAGAGCCTGTACTTTCTGAGCTCTACCCAGATTGGCGAGAGCAACACCATCAAGACCCGCGTGTACGAAGACAAGTACAAGAACGGTCTGGATATGTATAGCGATGGTCAATACGCGACTCTGACTGGCCCGACCAGCGAGTACACGGACCGCACCCGTGGTGCTGCCCTGGAATGGGTCAACACCAGCCTGGACAATCACGAGCTGCATTTCGTCTTGCACTACAAGGAAGATCAGCACCGTGACCCCAAGTCATCGGGCACCGAGCACTACAAGGATGTGACCACGTCTCTGGCGTTTGAGGACCGCATCGCCTTGGGTGAGCTGTGGCAGTTGCGTGTGGGTGCCAGTCACGAGCGTCGCAAGGCCAAAGAAGCGCACAACTTTGAAACCGGCGATACCGATGCCACCAACGGCTTGCTGGAGCTGGGTTACGACTGGAGCGAGGCCATGCAGGTCTACGGCAGTGTGGCCTACAAGACTCGCTTCCCCACGATTAAAGATCGCTACTCCAGCCGCATGGGTTACGCCCAACCCAACCCGGATCTGAAACCCGAGCATGCCATTCATTACGAACTGGGCTTGCGTGGTCAACCCTGGGAAGGCGCACAGCTGGAATCGGCGCTGTTCCTGAGCCAGGTGCGTGACATGATTCAAAGCACCGTCATCCAGGCTCCTGGTTGTGACAAGTACCGTCCAGTGGGTTTTTGTGATCAGGCCACCAACGTCGGCAAGGCGCGGCAAATGGGTCTGGAGCTGTCCTTGCAGCAGGAGTTTTCTGCTCATTGGTCAGCAGGCCTGGCGTACACGTATTTGAATCGCCGCAACCAGTCTGACCCAGACGTCAAACTGGTGGATACACCCAATCACCGCCTGTTTGCTCACGTGAGCTGGAAGCCCACTGCGCAGTGGGAAGTAATGGGTTCGGTGGAAACCGAAAGTGGCCGTTACTACTCCTACGCCAACAGCAAGGGTGATCAGATCTACGAAAAAACACCGGGCTTTGCCTTGTTGGGCTTGAAGGGTATCTGGCGTCCCAACTCGGACATTACCCTGGAAGCCGGTGTGCGTAACCTGGGCGACAAGTTGTACCAATACAAAGAAGGCTACCCCATGCCCGGACGTGTCTGGTTTGTGGGTGGAAGCTATCGTTTCTAA
- a CDS encoding class I SAM-dependent methyltransferase yields MEQTLNDQFAQWLETVPGRYVRAWEQAGIDAEVVNTFGYHAIQIGLPHWDLLAQSRISCRVCTAQAGVLSAQQKNLVYAEPEHLPFDTQSIDLLILPHTLESASDPHQVLREAERVLVPEGRILLTGFNPLSLWGAHDWIPGLERGIPTLPGDVLSPSRLRDWLKLLSFDVQSTQMGCYAPLCRQQSWLDRWSWMEQSGARWWSFAGAVYMISAVKRTPALRMVGPKWKKNRRRVRRPMVVAGRAADEGISKT; encoded by the coding sequence GTGGAGCAGACTTTGAATGATCAATTTGCCCAGTGGTTGGAAACCGTGCCGGGGCGATATGTGCGGGCCTGGGAGCAAGCCGGAATCGATGCGGAGGTGGTCAACACCTTCGGGTATCATGCCATACAAATTGGATTGCCGCATTGGGACCTGCTGGCCCAGAGCCGGATCTCCTGCAGGGTATGTACCGCCCAGGCGGGTGTCTTGTCCGCCCAGCAAAAAAACCTGGTTTATGCCGAACCCGAGCATTTGCCGTTTGATACGCAAAGCATCGATCTTTTGATCCTGCCCCATACATTGGAAAGCGCCAGCGACCCGCACCAGGTGTTGCGAGAGGCCGAGCGCGTGCTGGTGCCAGAAGGGCGCATTCTCCTGACGGGCTTTAACCCTTTGAGTTTGTGGGGTGCCCACGACTGGATTCCGGGTCTGGAACGGGGAATCCCCACCTTGCCGGGCGACGTCCTGTCCCCCTCGCGCTTGCGCGACTGGTTGAAGCTTTTGTCCTTTGATGTGCAAAGCACGCAGATGGGCTGTTATGCGCCTTTGTGCCGCCAGCAGTCCTGGCTGGATCGCTGGTCCTGGATGGAGCAAAGCGGGGCGCGCTGGTGGAGCTTTGCGGGGGCCGTCTATATGATTAGTGCCGTCAAACGCACGCCTGCCTTGCGTATGGTCGGGCCCAAGTGGAAGAAAAACCGTCGGCGTGTGCGTCGGCCTATGGTGGTTGCTGGACGCGCTGCCGATGAAGGAATTAGCAAGACATGA
- a CDS encoding short-chain fatty acid transporter, giving the protein MFKAMTRGSVRLVERYLPDPYIFVILLTLIAGIAAMAFEQRSPMEIIQYWGNGFWGLLTFAMQMLLVLLTGHMLASTPLVKSWLRGLASLARSAGSAIILVTLVSLAASWINWGFGLVVGALFAKELARQVRVDYRLLVASAYSGFLVWHGGLAGSVPLTIATSGHFSEDKIGIISTSDTIFAFFNLAIVIALFILVPLINRLMLPSDKESIYVDPKLLEDTPDDVNQTTDRPADRLENSRLISIVIGVAGLAYLFDYYVLRGATLNLNVINFTFLILAILLHGTPRRLLKSLDEAIRGGAGIVIQFPFYAGIMAIMIDSGLAASLSEWMVSFATATTLPFWTFMSAGLVNIFVPSGGGQWAVQSPVVIAATQALDADMARTAMAVAWGDSWTNMLQPFWALPVLAIAGLKAKDIMGFCLIQLIVSGIVISIGLTWL; this is encoded by the coding sequence ATGTTTAAAGCCATGACGCGCGGTTCGGTCCGCCTGGTTGAACGCTATCTACCCGATCCGTATATTTTCGTCATCCTGCTCACACTGATTGCCGGTATTGCGGCCATGGCGTTTGAGCAACGCTCTCCCATGGAGATCATCCAATATTGGGGTAACGGTTTTTGGGGCCTGCTGACCTTTGCCATGCAAATGCTGCTGGTCTTGCTGACCGGTCACATGCTGGCCAGCACACCGCTGGTAAAAAGCTGGTTGCGTGGCCTGGCCTCGCTAGCCCGTTCAGCCGGTTCGGCCATTATTCTGGTGACCCTGGTGTCGCTAGCAGCCAGCTGGATCAACTGGGGTTTCGGCCTGGTGGTCGGTGCCCTGTTCGCCAAAGAACTGGCCCGTCAGGTCCGTGTGGACTACCGCTTGCTGGTTGCCAGTGCCTACTCGGGCTTTCTGGTCTGGCACGGTGGCCTGGCCGGTTCTGTACCCCTGACCATTGCCACCTCGGGGCACTTTTCTGAAGACAAGATCGGCATTATCAGCACATCGGACACTATCTTTGCCTTCTTTAACCTGGCCATTGTGATCGCCCTGTTCATCCTGGTGCCGCTGATCAACCGCTTGATGCTGCCCAGCGACAAGGAAAGCATTTATGTCGATCCCAAGCTGCTGGAAGACACTCCAGACGATGTCAACCAAACCACCGATCGCCCCGCAGACCGTCTGGAAAACAGCCGTCTGATCTCGATTGTGATCGGTGTTGCTGGCCTGGCCTACCTGTTTGACTACTACGTGCTGCGCGGCGCTACCCTGAACCTGAACGTGATCAACTTCACCTTCCTGATTCTGGCCATCTTGCTGCACGGTACTCCCCGTCGTCTGCTGAAAAGTCTGGATGAAGCCATTCGCGGTGGAGCCGGGATTGTGATCCAGTTCCCCTTTTACGCCGGCATCATGGCCATCATGATCGACTCCGGTCTGGCCGCCAGCTTGTCCGAGTGGATGGTGTCCTTTGCCACGGCGACCACCCTGCCTTTCTGGACCTTCATGAGCGCCGGTCTGGTCAACATTTTTGTGCCCTCGGGCGGTGGCCAGTGGGCGGTACAAAGCCCGGTCGTGATCGCTGCTACTCAGGCTCTGGATGCTGATATGGCCCGCACCGCCATGGCCGTTGCCTGGGGTGATTCCTGGACCAATATGCTGCAACCTTTCTGGGCCTTGCCGGTATTGGCGATTGCCGGTCTGAAAGCCAAAGACATCATGGGCTTTTGCCTGATTCAGCTGATTGTCTCGGGTATCGTCATTTCGATTGGTTTGACCTGGTTGTAA
- the dnaQ gene encoding DNA polymerase III subunit epsilon, whose amino-acid sequence MRQIILDTETTGLEPREGHRIVEVGGVELFNRKLTGRHLHLYLNPDRDSDPEALAIHGLTTEFLAGHPRFKDVVDQVLDFVQGAEVIIHNASFDTRFLDAELQKVGKGPFSQYCDSITDSLLVAREMHPGKRNSLDALCERYGISNSHRTLHGALLDSELLADVWLAMTRGQDALLMDFDESDGQGGDGSDLSLGKFDTSVLKVLRASEADQAEHEKYMDLLEKQNKKPPMWREMLNPAAE is encoded by the coding sequence ATGCGTCAAATTATTCTGGATACTGAAACCACCGGTCTGGAGCCACGCGAGGGGCACCGCATCGTTGAAGTGGGTGGGGTAGAGCTGTTCAACCGTAAATTGACGGGCCGTCACCTGCACTTGTATCTGAACCCGGATCGGGATTCCGACCCTGAGGCTTTGGCGATTCACGGCTTGACCACGGAGTTTCTGGCTGGCCATCCACGTTTCAAGGACGTGGTGGATCAGGTGCTGGATTTTGTGCAGGGCGCGGAAGTCATTATTCATAACGCCTCCTTTGACACGCGCTTTCTGGATGCCGAGCTGCAAAAGGTAGGGAAGGGACCGTTCTCGCAGTATTGCGACAGCATCACCGACTCCTTGCTGGTGGCGCGGGAAATGCACCCTGGTAAACGAAACTCCCTGGATGCCTTGTGCGAACGCTACGGCATTTCCAATTCTCACCGTACCTTGCACGGCGCTTTGCTGGACTCGGAATTGCTGGCTGATGTCTGGCTGGCCATGACCCGTGGCCAGGACGCCTTGCTGATGGATTTTGACGAGTCCGACGGCCAAGGTGGTGACGGCAGCGATCTGAGCCTGGGCAAGTTTGATACCAGCGTGCTGAAAGTGCTGCGCGCGTCCGAAGCGGATCAGGCCGAGCACGAGAAATACATGGATTTGCTGGAAAAGCAGAACAAGAAGCCACCGATGTGGCGCGAGATGCTCAATCCCGCAGCAGAGTAA
- a CDS encoding efflux RND transporter periplasmic adaptor subunit, whose amino-acid sequence MISTLRPTIFSLFLVLFASSSPSWAQSDATRVEVLPVRQSELIRDVAAVGTLVARESVVLRPEISGRISAISFEEGQPIKKGQLLIQLDPAMAQAQLNQAQANLNLANSQHKRSSELSRQGFISQQAKDESGSRLAVQQAEVQLARVQLDKTRIRAPFDGVTGLRNVSVGDYVGPGTDLVQLEAVSTLNVDFRIPEQYLADVKAGMPVELRFDAFLGETRHGSVLAVSPAVDTAGRSILLRAQVPNEDGALRPGLFSRVRLELSRYQALMVPETALAPSGQDQYIYIVKDGRAERRQVQVGVREQGWVQVTGDLKAGDNVLVAGLQKVRDGVPVDIQEVIDVQTQPQQ is encoded by the coding sequence ATGATTTCCACGCTGCGCCCCACGATTTTCTCTCTGTTTCTTGTGCTGTTTGCCAGTAGCAGCCCCAGTTGGGCGCAGTCTGACGCCACGCGAGTGGAAGTGCTGCCAGTGCGGCAAAGTGAGTTGATTCGTGATGTGGCGGCAGTGGGAACCCTGGTGGCCAGAGAGTCGGTCGTCCTGCGCCCCGAGATCAGCGGTCGTATTTCCGCAATCAGTTTTGAAGAAGGTCAGCCCATCAAGAAAGGCCAGCTCCTGATTCAATTGGACCCGGCCATGGCACAGGCGCAATTGAATCAGGCGCAGGCAAATTTGAATCTGGCCAATAGCCAGCACAAGCGTTCTTCGGAGTTGAGCCGTCAGGGCTTTATCAGCCAACAGGCCAAAGATGAATCCGGCAGTCGTTTGGCCGTCCAGCAGGCCGAAGTGCAATTGGCACGCGTGCAGTTGGACAAGACCCGTATCCGTGCTCCTTTTGATGGCGTGACTGGCTTGCGTAATGTGTCGGTGGGCGACTATGTCGGACCCGGCACGGATCTGGTGCAGCTGGAAGCGGTTTCCACCTTGAACGTGGACTTCCGTATCCCCGAACAGTATCTGGCCGATGTGAAGGCCGGTATGCCGGTTGAGTTGCGTTTTGACGCTTTCCTGGGTGAAACCCGCCATGGCTCCGTACTGGCTGTCAGCCCAGCCGTCGATACGGCGGGCCGTTCCATTTTGCTGCGGGCCCAGGTGCCGAATGAAGATGGTGCCCTGCGCCCCGGTTTGTTCAGCCGCGTACGTCTTGAACTGTCGCGCTACCAGGCCTTGATGGTGCCCGAAACCGCCTTGGCACCTTCGGGGCAGGATCAGTACATCTATATTGTGAAAGACGGCCGGGCAGAGCGCCGTCAGGTGCAGGTTGGTGTACGCGAGCAAGGCTGGGTGCAAGTCACAGGCGATCTGAAAGCGGGTGACAATGTGCTGGTGGCTGGGCTGCAAAAGGTGCGTGATGGTGTGCCGGTCGATATTCAGGAAGTGATCGACGTGCAAACACAGCCGCAGCAATAG
- a CDS encoding ABC transporter substrate-binding protein gives MKRRDILRALAALPALAPHARLLARPEQAGASAPINLHISVAGKLPDPAHVGRVVAAGPPASVLVYCLAPHTLSGWPFQLAPAARSMMEAAGFSLPYLGRLAGRGSTLSLESLLALKPDMVVDIGDVNPYYESAAKSVQEQTGVPYVLLDGRLNDSPAQLRQAGHILGQAERGQQLALRAQAILDTAHQAASPRAKGLKAYLARGNDGLETGMGQSIHTEVLRLCGLTVMGDEKTDNRLGRISYEQLLAWDPDILFAQDDAFFELARTQAPWNQLKAVKEGRLYRVPALPFGWLDGPPGINRLAGVIWLNALLEGSAAMPRMYAELQEFYSAFYGMSLDEAQVKRLVQGLDPLGSQQGA, from the coding sequence ATGAAGCGTCGTGACATATTGCGTGCCTTGGCGGCACTGCCGGCTTTGGCGCCTCATGCCCGTTTGCTGGCTCGGCCTGAGCAGGCGGGAGCCAGCGCCCCGATCAATCTGCATATCAGCGTGGCGGGTAAATTGCCCGATCCGGCCCATGTTGGGCGGGTGGTGGCAGCCGGTCCGCCCGCTTCGGTGCTGGTGTATTGCCTGGCACCCCACACGCTGTCAGGTTGGCCTTTTCAGCTGGCTCCTGCTGCACGCAGCATGATGGAGGCCGCTGGTTTTTCCTTACCGTATCTTGGCCGTCTGGCCGGTCGGGGCAGTACCTTGTCCCTGGAAAGCCTGCTGGCTCTAAAGCCCGATATGGTGGTGGATATAGGCGATGTGAATCCCTATTACGAGTCAGCCGCCAAGTCCGTGCAGGAGCAGACGGGCGTGCCTTATGTCTTGCTGGATGGTCGCCTGAACGACAGCCCGGCGCAGTTACGCCAAGCGGGGCATATTCTGGGGCAGGCCGAGCGCGGCCAGCAATTGGCCTTGCGCGCACAAGCTATTCTGGATACCGCCCATCAGGCTGCCAGCCCCCGAGCCAAAGGTTTGAAGGCCTATTTGGCACGCGGTAACGATGGTCTGGAAACCGGCATGGGCCAATCCATTCATACTGAGGTGCTGCGGCTTTGCGGCCTGACGGTAATGGGTGATGAGAAAACCGATAATCGCCTGGGCCGTATTTCCTACGAACAATTATTGGCCTGGGATCCGGACATTCTGTTTGCCCAGGATGATGCTTTCTTTGAACTGGCCCGTACCCAGGCTCCGTGGAATCAGCTCAAAGCGGTGAAGGAAGGGCGCTTGTATCGCGTGCCTGCCTTGCCCTTTGGTTGGCTGGATGGCCCGCCGGGAATCAATCGTCTGGCCGGTGTGATCTGGCTGAATGCCTTGTTGGAAGGCAGCGCGGCCATGCCACGTATGTATGCAGAGCTGCAGGAGTTTTACTCGGCCTTTTACGGCATGTCCTTGGACGAGGCGCAAGTTAAGCGATTGGTACAAGGGCTGGACCCGCTGGGTTCGCAGCAAGGCGCATGA
- a CDS encoding efflux RND transporter permease subunit — protein MVLSDLCIRRPVFATVLSLVIVLVGFISYERLTVREYPAIDEPVVSVITNYKGASPEVIESQVTKPLEDQLSGIEGVNVMTSRSRSERSLINIKFNLDRAPDAAAADVRDKVSRARRFLPDEVDEPIINKVEADSTPIIYVGVDTGDYSMLEASDYINRYIKTRLSVLPGAAEVRVFGERLPAMRIDLDRTRLGAYQLTVQDVEDALRKQNVLIPAGRIESGAREFSVVSSTDLETPEEFRNIIISQAAGYPVRISDIADVRIGPAEERVLARFNGQNSLNIGVTKQSTANPLDLSKSVRAEVERINESLPGNMKLAVSYDSSIFIQKSIDSVYTTIAEAILLVVLVIVFFLRSFRASIIPIVTIPISLIGAFAIMYMLGFSINTLTLLAMVLAIGLVVDDAIVVLENVYRHIEEGKTAMQAAFLGVREIAFAVIAMTLTLVAVYAPLAFATGRTGRLFIEFALTLAAAVLVSGFVALTLTPMMCSRMLRPHGAKVGRISQGIENFLVWLTRGYRRVLIRALRWRFLVLFIGVAVAATSGLLFTVIKSELAPIEDRGVIFGIVNSPEGATLDYTLHNVERVEELYRGIPETEGYQSIIGFPTVTDSFAILRLKPWEERTRNQQSIARELQPHFSAIPGARAFPTNPPSLGQRATSKPVEFVIMSQAPYPELAKIVDGFLAELRDYPGLLNVDTDLRLNTPEIRIDVDRDKLADTGVSVEAVGRTLESMLGGRQVTRYKSDGEQYDVIVQVDKQARSSPQNILDIYVRTKDGGMVQASNFLNVRESVSPQSLNHFNRLRAVIVEASVAPGYALGEVLEHMNEVARKTLPETVQTDLDGQSREFRDSSGSIYLVFLMALAFIYLVLAAQFESWRNPLIIMLSVPLSMTGALLALWLSGGTLSIYSQIGLITLVGLITKHGILIVEFATQQREAGASLYNAVVRACEMRLRPILMTTGAMVLGVLPLAYASGAGAESRQQIGWVLVGGLSLGTLLTLFVVPVAYTLIAGKKVGQDKQLELIDKPEASV, from the coding sequence ATGGTTCTCTCTGATTTATGTATCCGTCGCCCGGTATTCGCCACGGTTCTGTCTTTGGTGATTGTGCTGGTCGGTTTCATTTCCTATGAACGCCTGACCGTACGCGAATACCCCGCCATTGATGAGCCGGTGGTGTCCGTCATCACCAACTATAAAGGGGCTTCACCAGAGGTGATCGAGTCCCAGGTCACCAAACCTTTGGAAGACCAGTTGTCCGGGATTGAGGGCGTGAACGTAATGACGTCACGCAGCCGCTCCGAACGTAGCCTGATCAACATCAAATTCAATCTGGACCGGGCCCCCGATGCGGCCGCGGCAGACGTGCGTGACAAGGTTTCGCGCGCCCGCCGCTTTTTGCCCGACGAGGTGGACGAGCCCATCATTAATAAGGTGGAGGCAGACTCCACCCCAATTATTTATGTAGGTGTGGATACCGGCGACTACAGCATGCTGGAGGCCTCGGACTACATCAACCGCTACATTAAAACGCGCTTGTCAGTTTTGCCCGGTGCCGCAGAGGTGCGCGTGTTTGGCGAGCGCTTGCCCGCCATGCGTATCGACCTGGACCGCACCCGCCTGGGCGCGTACCAGTTAACGGTGCAGGATGTGGAAGATGCCCTGCGCAAACAAAACGTGCTGATTCCGGCGGGCCGTATCGAGTCCGGTGCGCGCGAGTTCTCCGTAGTGTCTTCCACCGACCTGGAAACGCCCGAGGAGTTTCGCAACATCATCATCAGTCAGGCAGCGGGTTATCCGGTGCGCATTTCCGATATTGCCGACGTGCGTATCGGGCCTGCCGAAGAGCGGGTCCTGGCCCGTTTCAACGGACAAAACAGTTTGAATATTGGTGTGACCAAGCAGTCCACCGCCAACCCGCTGGATTTGTCCAAGTCCGTGCGGGCGGAAGTAGAACGCATCAACGAGAGCTTGCCGGGCAATATGAAGCTGGCCGTGTCTTATGACAGCTCCATCTTCATTCAGAAATCCATTGATTCGGTGTACACCACCATTGCCGAGGCCATCTTGCTGGTGGTCCTGGTGATTGTGTTTTTCCTGCGTAGTTTCCGCGCCAGCATCATCCCCATTGTGACGATTCCGATCTCTCTGATCGGGGCCTTCGCCATCATGTACATGCTGGGCTTTTCCATCAACACGCTGACTTTGCTGGCCATGGTGCTGGCGATTGGTCTGGTGGTGGACGATGCGATTGTGGTGCTGGAGAACGTGTACCGCCATATCGAAGAGGGCAAGACGGCCATGCAGGCCGCTTTCCTGGGCGTGCGTGAAATTGCCTTCGCCGTGATTGCCATGACGCTGACCCTGGTGGCGGTGTATGCACCACTGGCTTTCGCCACAGGTCGCACCGGACGATTATTCATCGAGTTTGCCCTGACCCTGGCCGCTGCCGTGCTGGTGTCCGGTTTCGTGGCCCTGACCCTGACTCCCATGATGTGCTCGCGCATGTTGCGTCCGCATGGCGCGAAAGTGGGCCGTATCAGCCAGGGTATCGAGAACTTCCTGGTCTGGTTGACGCGGGGTTACCGTCGAGTCTTGATTCGCGCCTTGCGCTGGCGTTTTCTGGTCTTGTTTATTGGTGTGGCCGTTGCTGCGACCAGTGGCCTGCTGTTTACGGTCATCAAAAGCGAACTGGCTCCGATTGAAGACCGGGGTGTGATTTTCGGGATTGTGAATTCGCCCGAAGGGGCCACGCTGGACTACACCTTGCACAATGTGGAGCGGGTGGAAGAGCTGTATCGCGGCATACCGGAGACAGAGGGTTACCAGTCCATCATTGGTTTCCCTACTGTGACTGACTCCTTTGCGATTTTGCGCTTGAAGCCGTGGGAGGAGCGCACACGTAACCAGCAATCCATTGCGCGTGAACTGCAACCGCATTTCTCTGCTATTCCCGGTGCGCGTGCTTTCCCCACTAATCCGCCCTCTCTGGGACAGCGTGCCACTTCCAAGCCGGTGGAGTTTGTCATCATGAGCCAGGCACCCTATCCGGAGCTGGCCAAGATCGTGGACGGTTTTCTGGCCGAGCTGAGAGATTATCCAGGGCTGCTGAACGTAGACACGGACTTGCGTTTGAACACACCGGAAATCCGCATTGATGTAGACCGAGACAAGCTGGCCGATACCGGCGTATCGGTGGAAGCCGTAGGCCGCACTCTGGAGTCTATGTTGGGCGGGCGTCAGGTCACCCGTTACAAGAGCGACGGTGAACAGTACGACGTGATTGTGCAGGTGGACAAGCAGGCCCGTTCCAGCCCGCAAAACATTCTGGATATATACGTGCGCACCAAAGACGGTGGAATGGTGCAGGCTTCCAACTTCCTGAATGTGCGCGAAAGCGTATCGCCACAATCGCTGAACCACTTCAACCGCTTGCGGGCGGTGATTGTAGAGGCCTCGGTAGCCCCCGGTTATGCCTTGGGTGAAGTGCTGGAACACATGAATGAAGTGGCTCGCAAAACCTTGCCGGAAACCGTGCAGACGGACCTGGATGGCCAGTCGCGCGAGTTCCGGGATTCCTCGGGCAGCATCTATCTGGTGTTCCTGATGGCCCTGGCCTTTATTTATCTGGTGCTGGCCGCGCAGTTTGAAAGCTGGCGCAATCCGCTCATCATCATGCTGTCCGTACCCTTGTCCATGACGGGGGCCTTGCTGGCCCTATGGCTGTCGGGCGGGACCTTGTCCATCTATAGTCAGATCGGTTTGATTACCCTGGTGGGGCTGATTACCAAGCACGGTATCCTTATTGTGGAATTTGCCACCCAGCAACGCGAAGCTGGGGCCAGTTTGTACAATGCCGTGGTGCGTGCTTGCGAGATGCGCCTGCGCCCCATCTTGATGACAACTGGCGCCATGGTGCTGGGGGTCTTGCCGCTGGCCTATGCCTCCGGGGCGGGAGCCGAATCCCGTCAGCAAATTGGTTGGGTGCTGGTGGGCGGTTTGTCCCTGGGTACTTTGCTGACCTTGTTTGTGGTGCCCGTGGCCTACACCCTGATTGCCGGCAAGAAAGTGGGGCAGGACAAGCAGCTGGAATTGATTGATAAGCCCGAGGCCTCTGTCTAA
- the rnhA gene encoding ribonuclease HI has product MTDVVDIWTDGACKGNPGLGGWGALLRHGGREKAICGGEADTTNNRMELMAVIEALKALKRPCQVRVHTDSQYVQKGMNEWLPGWKARGWRTADKKPVKNADLWQELEQQAAKHELTWLWVRGHAGDPGNERADQLANEGVEIARQL; this is encoded by the coding sequence ATGACTGATGTTGTCGATATTTGGACCGATGGTGCCTGCAAGGGCAACCCAGGGTTAGGTGGCTGGGGCGCCTTGTTGCGTCATGGTGGGCGCGAAAAAGCCATTTGTGGTGGCGAGGCCGATACCACCAATAACCGCATGGAACTGATGGCCGTGATAGAGGCTCTGAAAGCCTTGAAACGCCCGTGTCAGGTGCGGGTGCACACCGATTCGCAGTACGTACAGAAAGGCATGAACGAATGGCTGCCCGGCTGGAAAGCCCGTGGCTGGCGTACTGCCGATAAAAAACCCGTCAAGAATGCCGACCTGTGGCAGGAGCTGGAGCAGCAGGCCGCCAAACATGAGCTGACCTGGCTATGGGTACGGGGTCACGCGGGCGATCCCGGTAATGAGCGTGCGGATCAGCTGGCCAATGAAGGGGTGGAAATAGCCAGGCAGTTATAA